In Nicotiana tabacum cultivar K326 chromosome 2, ASM71507v2, whole genome shotgun sequence, the following proteins share a genomic window:
- the LOC107760349 gene encoding serine/threonine-protein kinase STY13-like → MLEAPKFAGLIDLNENHEHYGLSQNFYHKLGEGSNMSIDSYGSLQMSNGGGSVAMSMDNSSVGSNDSHTRILNHQGLKRVHNNYSVAASVNKGKISHGLSDDALAKALMDPRFPTNGLENYDEWTIDLRKLNMGPAFAQGAFGKLYKGTYNGEDVAIKLLERPENDLERAHLMEQQFQQEVMMLARLKHPNIVRFIGACRKPMVWCIVTEYAKGGSVRQFLTKRQNRSVPLKLAVKQALDVARGMEYVHGLNLIHRDLKSDNLLIAADKSIKIADFGVARIEVQTEGMTPETGTYRWMAPEMIQHRPYTQKVDVYSFGIVLWELITGMLPFQNMTAVQAAFAVVNKGVRPTIPNDCLAVLGEIMTRCWDANPDNRPPFSQVVRMLEVAETEILTTVRKARFRCCISQPMTTD, encoded by the exons ATGTTGGAAGCTCCAAAGTTTGCGGGACTTATAGACTTAAATGAAAACCATGAACATTATGGACTGTCACAAAATTTTTACCATAAGCTTGGTGAGGGATCAAACATGTCAATCGACAGTTATGGGAGCTTGCAGATGAGCAATGGCGGAGGTTCTGTTGCAATGTCGATGGATAACAGCAGTGTTGGATCAAATGATTCACACACTCGTATTCTAAACCACCAGGGTCTCAAGCGTGTCCACAATAACTATTCTGTTGCAGCTAGTGTAAACAAGGGGAAAATTTCTCATGGATTGAGTGACGATGCCTTAGCTAAAGCTTTAATGGATCCTCGATTTCCTACCAATGGGCTTGAGAATTATGATGAGTGGACAATTGATTTGAGGAAGCTTAACATGGGACCAGCTTTTGCACAAGGGGCTTTTGGGAAGCTCTATAAGGGAACTTACAATGGTGAGGATGTTGCGATCAAGCTTTTAGAGAGGCCAGAGAATGATCTTGAGAGAGCTCACTTGATGGAGCAACAGTTTCAGCAGGAAGTCATGATGTTGGCAAGGTTGAAACATCCAAACATAGTTCGGTTTATCGGTGCGTGCCGTAAACCCATGGTGTGGTGTATTGTCACTGAATATGCAAAAGGAGGATCAGTTCGTCAGTTTCTCACTAAGCGACAAAATCGATCTGTGCCCTTGAAGTTAGCAGTAAAGCAGGCCTTGGATGTGGCAAGGGGTATGGAATATGTGCATGGCCTGAATCTGATACACCGTGACCTGAAATCTGACAACCTACTGATTGCTGCTGATAAATCAATCAAGATTGCAGACTTTGGGGTTGCTCGTATTGAGGTGCAGACTGAAGGAATGACACCAGAGACTGGAACATACCGCTGGATGGCTCC GGAGATGATCCAGCACCGACCATACACACAAAAAGTTGATGTTTATAGTTTCGGCATTGTTCTGTGGGAGCTCATAACGGGGATGCTTCCCTTCCAGAACATGACCGCTGTACAGGCAGCTTTTGCAGTTGTCAATAAAGGTGTCCGTCCAACCATCCCTAATGATTGTTTGGCTGTCCTAGGTGAAATCATGACGCGCTGCTGGGATGCTAACCCTGACAATAGACCACCCTTCTCTCAGGTGGTCAGAATGCTCGAGGTTGCAGAGACAGAGATCTTGACAACGGTAAGAAAGGCCCGTTTCAGGTGCTGCATCAGTCAACCTATGACTACAGATTGA